A region of the Mycoavidus sp. HKI genome:
CCAGCCAGTAATTTACCATTATGCGCGACGATTGGCCGTGCGCTAACGTGGCGTTTTTCTAGATAAGCTGCCACTGCTCACCAGGGTAACGCAGCAATCCCGCGTCGGCTAGCAATCAGTTGCAAGATAGCAACGGTCAATTCAGAAGTACGGCGTTTAGGTTCGATGCAGGGTTGAAGAAACTCGTGCTGATCTAAAAGAATAGTCAATTAAAAAGAAATAATAGTTGCTTTTTATAAAGAAAAGAGTAGCTATTATTTCTATGTCTAGACAATCTACTGCCGCTTCTATGCTCCCTGCACCGGTTGCTCGTAGCTTGGGTGAATTGGGCCAAAATTTGCGCATTGCGCGTAAACGCCGCAAAGAGACGCTTGCTTCGTTTGCAGAGAGAATGCAAGTGTCAATACCGACTTTACGCAACATGGATCGAGGCGACCCGACTGTTTCTATCGCGATTTATGCAATGGCGTTGTGGTTCATTGGGCGGCTTGCATTTCTGAGCGAGATCGCTGATCCATTCAATGATGAAACAGCTTTATTGCTCGAGTTACGTAGGTTAGAACCTAAAGTCAACGGAAGTGCGCGATGAATAATCGGCTTTTTGTTTGGGTATATGTTGAGGGCGCAAGTGCTCCTATACCTTGCCAATTAGAACGCTGGCCGCAAATTTTTGCCCAATCTCATGTATCAGCAAACGATATTGAGCTTTGCCGGCGGTTTATTTCGCTGGAGCAGATATCAGCGCTTTGTCAATGATTTCGCGGACGTCTTTTGATTGTACTGAAG
Encoded here:
- a CDS encoding helix-turn-helix transcriptional regulator; the encoded protein is MSRQSTAASMLPAPVARSLGELGQNLRIARKRRKETLASFAERMQVSIPTLRNMDRGDPTVSIAIYAMALWFIGRLAFLSEIADPFNDETALLLELRRLEPKVNGSAR